Proteins found in one Vulpes vulpes isolate BD-2025 chromosome 13, VulVul3, whole genome shotgun sequence genomic segment:
- the CENPL gene encoding centromere protein L, with the protein MDSYESAPQHIASSRLKDYFIGATPLQKRLESVRKQTSFVPTPPRRKIPQCSQLQEDNDPQKVAFLLHKQWTLYSLTPLYKFSYTNLKEYASLLSAFIAAEKQKGLAVEVGEDFNIKVTFSTLLGMKGTQRDPEAFLVQILSKSQLPSENREHKVLWTGWFCCIFGDSLLETVSEDFTCVPLFLANGAETNTAIVGTWFQKTFDCYFSPLAINAFNLSWMAAMWTACKMDQYMAATEFLWSVPCSPQSLDISYAIHPEDAKALWDSVHKTPGEVTQEEVDLFMDCLYSHFHRHFKIHLSATRLVRVSTSVASAHTDGKIKILCHKYLIGVLAYLTELAIFQID; encoded by the exons ATGGATTCTTATGAGTCAGCTCCTCAGCACATTGCATCCTCAAGGCTTAAAGATTACTTTATAGGTGCCACCCCTTTGCAGAAACGATTAGAATCAGTCAGGAAGCAGACTTCGTTTGTCCCAACTCCACCTCGAAGGAAAATTCCTCAGTGTTCACAATTACAG GAAGATAATGATCCTCAAAAAGTTGCATTCCTTCTGCATAAACAATGGACTTTATATAGTTTAACTCCCCTATATAAATTCTCCTATACTAATCTCAAAGAGTATGCTAGTCTTCTGAGTGCATTTATTGCTGCTGAAAAGCAAAAAGGGCTTGCTGTGGAAGTGGGAGAAGACTTCAACATCAAAGTGACTTTCTCCACTCTCCTAGGAATGAAAGGAACACAAAGAGACCCTGAAGCATTTCTTGTCCAG attCTGTCAAAATCTCAATTGCCGTCTGAGAACAGAGAACATAAAGTGTTGTGGACTGGTTGGTTCTGCTGTATATTTGGAGACAGTCTTCTGGAGACTGTTTCAGAAGATTTTACCTGTGTCCCCTTATTCCTTGCAAATGGAGCGGAAACGAATACAGCCATAGTAGGAACCTGGTTTCAGAAAACTTTTGATTGTTATTTCAGTCCCTTAGCAATCAATGCATTTAATCTTTCCTGGATGGCTGCTATGTGGACTGCATGCAAAATGGACCAGTATATGGCAGCTACTGAATTTCTTTGGTCTGTACCCTGTAGCCCTCAAAGTCTGGACATTTCTTATGCCATACATCCAGAGGATGCAAAAGCTTTGTGGGACAGTGTCCACAAAACACCTGGGGAAGTTACTCAGGAAGAAGTTGACCTATTCATGGACTGCCTATACTCACATTTCCATAGgcatttcaaaattcatttatcagCCACAAGGTTGGTCCGTGTTTCCACATCTGTAGCTTCAGCACATACTGATGGAAAAATAAAG